A window of the Aquimarina spinulae genome harbors these coding sequences:
- the rffA gene encoding dTDP-4-amino-4,6-dideoxygalactose transaminase yields MIPFNKPYMTGDELYYIKDAVNRGKISGNGYYTQKCHNFFKKTVGFRNCLLTSSCTDALEMAAILIDVKPGDEVIMPSYTFVSTANAFVLRGAKIVFADSYTNNPNIDANSLKKLITPKTKAIVVVHYAGVACDMDLIMDFANENNLFVIEDAAQAIDSYYKDQPLGSIGHLATFSFHETKNIISGEGGMLVINDERFDKRAEIIWEKGTNRSAFFRGEVDKYSWVDVGSSFLPSDVTAAFLFAQLENLQKIQTRRKALWNNYYDGLKQLEDEGLLKLPEIPDYATSNGHLFYLVCKDVEERGRLISFLKDNDVFSVFHYVSLHKSPFYIEKYTNIELKNCDTFANQLLRLPLFYDLHMEDQSRIINLIKSFFSKKQIL; encoded by the coding sequence ATGATACCTTTTAACAAACCTTACATGACTGGTGATGAATTGTATTATATCAAGGATGCAGTAAATCGAGGTAAAATCTCAGGTAATGGATATTACACTCAAAAATGTCATAATTTCTTTAAAAAAACGGTTGGTTTTAGGAATTGTTTGCTAACCTCTTCTTGTACTGATGCTTTAGAGATGGCTGCAATTTTGATTGATGTCAAACCTGGTGATGAGGTAATTATGCCTTCCTATACATTTGTGTCTACTGCTAACGCTTTTGTTTTACGTGGCGCCAAAATTGTTTTTGCAGATAGTTATACTAATAATCCAAATATTGATGCCAATTCTTTAAAAAAGCTAATTACTCCTAAAACGAAAGCTATTGTAGTTGTTCATTATGCAGGAGTCGCTTGTGATATGGATTTAATTATGGACTTTGCAAATGAAAATAATTTATTTGTAATAGAAGATGCAGCGCAAGCAATAGATTCATATTATAAAGATCAACCTTTGGGTAGTATTGGTCATTTGGCTACATTTTCTTTTCATGAAACCAAAAATATAATTTCGGGAGAAGGAGGGATGTTGGTTATTAATGATGAACGCTTCGATAAGAGAGCAGAGATTATATGGGAAAAGGGGACTAATCGCTCTGCTTTTTTTAGAGGAGAAGTAGATAAATACTCTTGGGTAGATGTAGGCTCTTCTTTTTTGCCTTCAGATGTCACGGCAGCTTTTTTGTTTGCACAATTAGAGAACCTACAAAAGATTCAAACCAGACGAAAGGCTTTATGGAATAATTATTATGATGGCTTAAAACAACTTGAGGATGAAGGTTTATTAAAATTACCTGAAATTCCTGATTATGCAACTTCAAATGGCCACTTATTTTATTTAGTTTGTAAAGATGTAGAAGAAAGAGGTCGATTAATTTCGTTTTTAAAAGATAATGATGTTTTTTCTGTTTTTCATTATGTATCACTTCATAAAAGCCCATTCTATATCGAAAAATACACAAATATAGAACTTAAGAATTGTGATACTTTTGCAAATCAATTATTAAGATTACCATTGTTTTATGATTTACATATGGAAGATCAAAGCAGAATTATTAATTTGATTAAAAGTTTTTTTTCAAAAAAACAAATCCTATGA
- a CDS encoding tetratricopeptide repeat protein, with translation MKLNVVPKNIYRNVFILVAVLIGYTMAFLSQNYGPLEDTRIHQDHGVRVLNYFKGIDETAALSPIDDQGNYYDVNKDIDSEHHGMNGFGGFFDLSSNFLHQFFSFVGVYEFKNFINSIFGFLLFLFCGLLGKELGGWKVGLFTLIFVVLTPVMFGYSMNNPKDIPAATFYMFSLFHIVKLLKELPRISLKRAFFLILNISILINIRIIGLIAIGYVLLAVLLWWLLENYQSNFKKIVLKDTLLLAGKTIGVCILAYLAVSIFWPYAHTNPIKVPVEMLFKTSEFRGFENLQIFEGNWQSSFNVPWYYAIKNLFIITMPLHVFIGFFLIPLLYYKNTNKNMLYVSIVLFTTVFPMLLVIFGKPNSHDGSRQFMFSVLPIVVLSAFSWGRLIQLMKIKSIKLGIYAILFLLLLQPLRFMIQYHPMQALYFSPIIGGVGGAYGNYEIDYYGVAIKPALDWLEKNVGDKDNPPRIRMYYGSQTKVTYHLDKSPNLEYVLTRRDSPDWDYSIVMLAEGKYKKDIKSANWSPENTVHEIKVDGAPICFIIKNKYEIDKHLLETEQRVSKTPSVNGYIGLSLLYYKKKDFFKSIEASKKAVSLDPNNSIAYNNLCSAYNNLLMYHEAKIACEKSLSIQPETSLTKNNLSVSLKGVDRRKNKKLTLREYLSLSYNYYKLGYFDKCIEVSMELLELEPNSVVAYNNICSSYIALGGYEKAIEACNKALEIDPNHQLVKNNLNWAKSKLNP, from the coding sequence ATGAAATTGAATGTTGTTCCAAAAAACATTTATCGTAACGTATTTATTCTAGTTGCAGTTTTAATAGGCTATACAATGGCTTTTTTAAGTCAAAATTATGGACCTTTAGAGGATACTAGAATTCATCAAGATCATGGAGTTCGAGTTCTTAATTATTTTAAAGGGATAGATGAAACTGCAGCTTTAAGCCCAATTGATGATCAAGGAAATTATTATGATGTAAATAAAGATATTGATAGTGAACATCATGGGATGAATGGTTTCGGAGGCTTTTTTGATTTATCATCTAATTTCTTACATCAATTTTTTAGCTTTGTAGGAGTATATGAATTTAAAAATTTTATAAATTCTATTTTTGGTTTTTTACTCTTTTTGTTTTGTGGCTTATTAGGAAAAGAGCTAGGAGGGTGGAAAGTTGGATTGTTTACATTAATATTTGTAGTGTTAACTCCTGTAATGTTTGGATATTCTATGAATAATCCAAAGGACATTCCTGCAGCTACATTTTATATGTTTTCTCTGTTTCATATTGTTAAACTACTAAAAGAGCTTCCTAGAATATCCCTTAAAAGAGCTTTTTTCTTAATCCTTAATATTTCTATTCTTATTAATATTAGAATAATTGGTCTAATTGCTATTGGATATGTTTTATTAGCAGTTTTATTATGGTGGTTGCTTGAAAATTATCAATCAAATTTCAAAAAAATTGTATTAAAAGATACCTTGTTATTAGCAGGTAAAACTATCGGGGTATGTATACTTGCGTATTTGGCTGTAAGTATCTTTTGGCCATATGCACATACTAATCCTATAAAAGTTCCCGTTGAAATGTTATTTAAAACTAGTGAGTTTAGAGGTTTTGAAAACTTACAGATATTTGAGGGGAATTGGCAGAGTAGTTTTAATGTGCCCTGGTATTATGCAATTAAAAACTTGTTTATTATTACAATGCCACTACATGTATTTATTGGTTTTTTTCTAATACCCTTACTTTATTATAAGAATACTAATAAGAATATGCTTTATGTATCCATAGTGTTATTTACTACAGTGTTTCCTATGTTACTGGTTATTTTTGGTAAACCCAATAGCCATGATGGCTCAAGACAATTTATGTTTTCAGTACTACCCATCGTTGTACTAAGCGCATTTTCATGGGGTAGGTTAATTCAATTGATGAAAATAAAAAGTATAAAACTAGGAATCTATGCGATTCTTTTCTTATTACTATTACAACCATTGCGTTTTATGATACAATATCACCCAATGCAAGCACTATATTTTAGTCCGATTATTGGAGGTGTAGGAGGAGCGTATGGAAATTATGAGATAGACTATTATGGTGTTGCTATTAAACCAGCTTTAGATTGGTTGGAAAAAAATGTTGGAGATAAGGACAATCCTCCTAGGATACGAATGTATTATGGAAGCCAAACTAAAGTAACATATCATCTCGATAAAAGCCCAAATTTAGAATATGTATTAACAAGACGAGATTCTCCAGATTGGGACTATTCTATTGTTATGTTGGCCGAAGGGAAGTATAAAAAAGATATAAAAAGTGCAAATTGGTCTCCAGAAAATACTGTACATGAAATAAAAGTGGATGGTGCGCCGATTTGTTTTATTATAAAAAATAAATATGAAATAGATAAACATCTATTAGAAACAGAGCAAAGAGTATCTAAAACTCCTTCGGTAAACGGGTATATAGGGTTAAGTTTATTATATTATAAGAAGAAAGATTTTTTTAAAAGTATTGAAGCTTCAAAAAAAGCAGTATCATTAGATCCCAATAATAGCATTGCATATAATAATTTATGCTCTGCTTATAATAATTTATTAATGTATCATGAAGCTAAAATAGCTTGTGAAAAATCGTTATCAATTCAACCTGAAACATCTTTGACCAAAAATAACCTTAGCGTATCTCTTAAAGGTGTTGACAGAAGAAAAAACAAAAAACTAACCCTAAGAGAATATCTTAGCCTAAGCTATAATTATTACAAATTAGGATATTTTGATAAATGTATAGAGGTTAGCATGGAATTACTAGAATTAGAACCAAATAGTGTAGTAGCATATAATAACATATGTTCATCATATATTGCCTTAGGTGGTTATGAAAAAGCAATTGAGGCCTGTAATAAAGCCTTAGAAATAGATCCTAATCATCAATTGGTAAAAAAT